The proteins below are encoded in one region of Parvicella tangerina:
- a CDS encoding PKD domain-containing protein, with translation MKRVILLISLISVSLISHAQTFTGSGFVVNNSGSDCVDITVTGLPGSIGGSFGLTQACIDINHNFDANLNITLVAPDGTNFPLSTGNGSSGNDYSNTCFSPSATTSIENGSAPFAGTYLPEGCNWNENINNGQNPNGTWSICVSGAGTGGNIDVTTGSVTFGNTTGQGFNEASDLCANATPICTLDGYYGTTSACYSAQSVSPFCGTVENNSWLQFEASSPNVDLEVLVGNCDVGDGIQFALYETTNCSSFTYANNNSSNCFGQIYPGNNPISFTGLSTGQTYYLMIDGFAGDVCDYQVTALGGVAVLDVESTAGDTICPGQSTTLSVNTVGSTPSGYNWYDGATLIGTGATQVVSPSSTTTYTVEVLGACGPLTTLTYTVTPYNPPVSFSGLPATMDCDDAAVAISADDPLTTPCVYIVIDAVNAQSGNTVTLLENGASYWGTNTLTANTIATNTFYQVSPNDPHTIELTNTSTGSSMPYEVRDCHTHALLASGTWNVGSTGTTTVTLSGTISGVSSFSSTCGSSTLVGATAFSDVMDWGTEVFDPSAVSGPFPASCDITYNWSTSAGCSGTDVQTVTVNSPHDASFSYASATYCASASDPTPTVTGSATGTFSSTAGLSINSSTGAIDLDASTPGNYTVTHTVGTGSCADAQTFDIEILAVPAADAGSPFTITCVANLGGSGIGTSSTAGLNYSWSPSTGLSSSTASNPNANPTSTTTYTVTTSYASMPSCSATDAVTVTVDNTDPTADAGADVVIDCNSVGGEETLDGSGSTAGMNYSWSTGGGNIVSGGGTNTATVDAAGTYTITVTDPSNGCSATDDATVTEDLVAPTADAGADVIIDCNSAAGQETLDGSASTAGMNYSWSTGGGNIVSGGGTNTATVDAAGTYTITVTDPSNGCSATDDATVTEDLVAPTADAGADAIIDCNSAAGQEILDGSASTAGMNYSWSTGGGNIVSGGGTNTATVDAAGTYTITVTDPSNGCSTTDDATVTEDLVAPTADAGADAIIDCNSAAGQEILDGSGSSAGMSYNWTTGGGNIVSGSSTNTATVDAVGTYTLTVTNTTNGCSATDDADVTQDFSTPTASIGAPAQIDCVTPSTTVDGSASTNSSGGTTGLTYSWSASNGGVISGSTTGASCTATAAGDYTLTLTQANGCTDTQTVTVTADASVPTAIITGNATLTCATTSITLDGSTSLGSSLSYEWQDGTSSTIGSSSTLGVSSPDTYTLIVTNTSNSCTNSTSVIVSQDITTPSVGVNGPLVVDCNNPIVTLDGSASDQGANFTYTWTDGGSGTILGAGSADTDSTSTADTYTLTVLNTSNGCSDFADITVTMDTVSPVADGGIDIDFPCGVTTVALDGSGSTGTGISYNWSGPGTITNGTSPNPDVDATGTYTLTVTGSNGCTDTDDVDVVPDLNAPVADAGSDITVTCNDLPWNVVLDGSGSDSGANINYSWSTSGSGTITGGTTTSPSVDQEGSYTLTVTNTSNSCTATSTVSVLTDTISPTADAGLDTVITCNSGLVVNLDGTNSSGTNLTYNWTTSTGTIDSQSNGSATVSGAGDYDLTVTSDNGCTDTDQVSVSMDTVSPMVVIATPDSLDCQGTPVVLDASGTTGINETYLWSDGASSNSTSVTTSGNYTLTVTNDNGCNSTASVSVVDAVGPTASFNGTPTSGNIPLNVDFTDNSTGVNLSYSWDFDDSNTSTQQNPSNTFTEMGTYNVVLVVTDANGCSDSDTLVVTAAGESVLIIPNIFSPNGDGDNDVFTLQGTNISEVTGTIFNRWGQIIYEFDAIGAGWDGRTISGAEATSGTYFYIIDAVGADGVEYNYQGPFELVR, from the coding sequence ATGAAAAGAGTTATACTATTAATTTCCTTAATAAGTGTTTCACTTATCAGTCATGCTCAAACATTCACAGGATCTGGATTCGTTGTGAACAATAGTGGTTCTGACTGTGTTGACATTACAGTTACTGGTCTACCAGGCAGTATTGGTGGGTCATTTGGTTTGACCCAAGCCTGTATTGATATTAATCACAACTTTGATGCGAATCTAAATATTACTCTCGTTGCTCCAGACGGTACTAACTTTCCGCTGAGTACTGGAAATGGTTCTAGTGGAAACGATTATTCCAATACTTGCTTTTCTCCAAGTGCTACTACCAGTATAGAAAACGGAAGTGCTCCATTCGCAGGAACATATCTACCTGAAGGGTGTAATTGGAATGAAAATATTAATAATGGTCAAAATCCCAATGGAACCTGGTCGATTTGCGTGAGTGGTGCAGGTACAGGAGGTAATATTGATGTCACAACGGGGTCAGTAACATTTGGTAACACTACTGGGCAAGGCTTTAATGAAGCTTCTGACCTTTGTGCTAATGCTACGCCTATTTGTACGTTAGATGGCTACTATGGAACAACTTCAGCCTGCTACTCGGCACAGTCCGTTTCTCCATTCTGTGGTACTGTAGAAAACAATAGCTGGTTACAGTTTGAAGCCTCCTCACCAAATGTTGATTTAGAGGTATTGGTTGGAAATTGTGACGTGGGAGATGGTATACAGTTTGCGCTTTATGAAACAACGAACTGTAGTTCCTTTACGTACGCTAACAATAACTCTTCGAACTGCTTCGGTCAGATCTATCCAGGTAACAACCCTATCAGTTTTACTGGGTTATCAACTGGGCAAACCTATTACTTAATGATTGATGGTTTTGCTGGTGACGTTTGCGATTATCAAGTAACTGCGTTGGGCGGGGTGGCCGTTCTGGACGTAGAAAGTACTGCGGGTGATACCATTTGTCCAGGCCAAAGCACTACATTATCGGTAAACACAGTAGGCTCAACACCTTCTGGTTATAACTGGTATGATGGGGCAACATTGATTGGAACAGGTGCCACTCAAGTAGTTTCACCAAGTTCTACCACTACCTACACGGTTGAAGTTCTTGGCGCGTGTGGGCCTCTAACAACGTTAACCTACACTGTAACACCTTACAATCCACCAGTTTCTTTCAGTGGATTGCCAGCGACCATGGACTGTGATGATGCAGCAGTAGCTATAAGCGCAGATGATCCATTGACGACACCGTGTGTTTATATTGTGATTGATGCAGTAAATGCTCAATCTGGAAACACGGTAACACTTCTGGAAAATGGAGCTTCTTATTGGGGAACAAACACGTTAACAGCAAACACGATTGCAACAAATACATTCTATCAGGTTTCACCGAATGATCCTCACACTATTGAATTAACAAACACAAGTACGGGATCTAGTATGCCTTATGAAGTTAGAGATTGCCATACACATGCTCTTCTAGCTTCTGGTACATGGAATGTAGGGTCGACTGGTACCACAACCGTAACTTTGTCTGGAACAATAAGTGGTGTATCTTCTTTTTCTTCTACCTGTGGCTCATCAACGTTAGTTGGTGCTACTGCGTTCTCTGATGTGATGGATTGGGGAACGGAAGTTTTTGACCCTTCAGCAGTGAGCGGTCCTTTCCCTGCTTCGTGTGACATTACATATAATTGGTCTACGTCAGCTGGGTGTTCAGGAACGGATGTGCAAACGGTTACGGTGAACTCTCCACATGACGCTTCTTTTAGCTACGCATCGGCTACTTACTGTGCTAGTGCGTCAGACCCAACCCCAACCGTGACTGGTTCTGCAACAGGAACTTTTTCATCTACTGCTGGACTTTCAATTAATAGCTCAACTGGTGCTATTGATCTGGACGCAAGTACACCTGGAAACTATACGGTTACACACACTGTAGGTACTGGAAGTTGTGCCGATGCACAAACCTTTGATATAGAAATCCTAGCTGTGCCTGCTGCCGATGCCGGTTCTCCTTTTACGATTACATGTGTAGCTAACTTAGGAGGAAGTGGTATTGGAACGTCAAGCACTGCTGGACTGAACTATTCTTGGTCGCCCTCGACTGGTTTGAGTTCATCAACTGCTTCCAACCCAAATGCTAACCCAACTTCAACAACTACGTATACGGTAACCACTTCTTATGCTTCTATGCCTTCATGTAGTGCAACAGACGCTGTTACTGTAACGGTAGATAATACAGATCCAACTGCGGATGCTGGTGCTGATGTGGTCATTGACTGTAACAGTGTGGGTGGAGAAGAAACTCTTGATGGTTCGGGCTCTACTGCAGGAATGAACTATAGCTGGTCTACTGGTGGTGGTAATATCGTTTCGGGTGGAGGAACAAACACGGCTACTGTGGATGCGGCTGGAACCTACACAATTACTGTGACAGATCCTTCTAATGGTTGTTCAGCTACTGACGATGCAACGGTGACAGAAGACTTAGTCGCGCCTACTGCGGATGCTGGTGCTGATGTCATTATTGATTGTAATTCTGCGGCTGGTCAAGAAACACTTGATGGCTCAGCCTCTACTGCAGGAATGAACTATAGCTGGTCTACTGGTGGTGGTAATATCGTTTCGGGTGGAGGAACAAACACAGCTACTGTGGATGCGGCTGGAACCTACACAATTACTGTGACAGACCCTTCTAATGGTTGTTCAGCTACTGACGATGCTACCGTAACAGAGGACTTAGTTGCGCCTACTGCGGATGCTGGTGCTGATGCTATAATTGATTGTAATTCTGCGGCTGGTCAGGAAATACTAGATGGCTCAGCCTCTACTGCTGGTATGAACTATAGCTGGTCTACTGGTGGTGGTAACATCGTTTCGGGTGGAGGAACAAACACGGCTACTGTGGATGCGGCTGGAACCTACACAATTACTGTGACAGACCCTTCTAATGGTTGTTCAACTACTGACGATGCAACGGTAACAGAAGACTTAGTCGCACCTACTGCGGATGCTGGTGCTGATGCTATAATTGATTGTAATTCTGCGGCTGGTCAAGAAATACTAGATGGTTCTGGATCATCTGCTGGTATGAGCTACAACTGGACAACAGGAGGTGGTAACATTGTATCTGGTAGTAGCACAAACACGGCTACTGTAGATGCAGTAGGTACTTACACATTAACCGTAACGAATACAACTAATGGTTGCTCGGCAACGGATGATGCTGATGTTACGCAAGACTTTTCAACTCCAACTGCTTCAATCGGTGCACCAGCCCAAATTGACTGTGTGACACCAAGTACGACAGTTGATGGTTCGGCTTCCACAAATTCTTCTGGAGGCACAACGGGATTAACTTACAGTTGGTCTGCTAGTAATGGAGGTGTTATTTCTGGAAGCACAACTGGAGCTTCTTGCACTGCTACTGCTGCTGGTGATTATACATTGACCCTAACACAAGCGAATGGGTGTACTGACACACAAACTGTAACAGTTACCGCTGATGCAAGCGTGCCAACTGCTATTATTACTGGCAACGCAACATTGACTTGTGCAACTACATCGATTACTCTCGATGGTTCAACCTCATTGGGAAGCAGCTTATCCTATGAGTGGCAAGATGGAACAAGTTCAACCATTGGTTCAAGTTCAACTCTAGGTGTTTCCTCTCCAGACACTTATACCTTGATTGTGACCAACACCTCAAACTCTTGTACTAATAGTACGTCAGTTATTGTTTCTCAAGATATTACAACTCCTTCTGTTGGGGTTAACGGACCATTAGTTGTAGATTGTAACAACCCGATAGTAACATTAGATGGTTCTGCTTCAGATCAGGGAGCTAATTTCACCTACACCTGGACAGATGGTGGTTCTGGGACAATTCTAGGAGCTGGAAGTGCTGATACAGATTCCACAAGTACTGCTGACACTTATACCCTTACTGTTTTGAATACGAGCAATGGCTGTTCTGATTTTGCAGACATCACGGTTACTATGGACACAGTAAGTCCAGTTGCGGATGGAGGCATTGACATTGATTTCCCTTGTGGCGTGACAACGGTAGCTCTTGATGGGTCTGGATCAACTGGAACTGGAATTTCTTACAATTGGAGCGGACCTGGTACCATTACGAATGGAACAAGTCCCAACCCAGATGTTGATGCAACAGGAACATATACCCTTACAGTTACTGGTTCAAACGGCTGTACTGACACTGATGACGTGGATGTAGTTCCTGACCTGAATGCTCCCGTAGCGGATGCAGGATCAGATATTACGGTAACTTGTAACGATTTACCATGGAATGTTGTACTTGATGGTTCTGGTTCTGACAGCGGTGCTAATATTAACTACTCATGGTCAACTTCAGGGAGCGGCACGATTACAGGAGGCACAACAACATCACCTTCTGTTGACCAAGAAGGGTCGTACACTTTAACGGTTACCAATACATCTAACAGCTGTACAGCTACTTCAACCGTTTCGGTACTTACTGATACAATCAGCCCAACGGCAGACGCTGGATTGGACACTGTAATAACATGTAATTCTGGTTTGGTAGTAAACCTTGACGGAACAAACTCAAGTGGAACAAACCTTACCTATAACTGGACAACATCAACTGGCACAATAGACAGTCAGTCTAATGGAAGCGCAACAGTTTCGGGAGCTGGAGATTATGATCTAACCGTAACTAGCGATAATGGCTGTACAGACACTGATCAAGTTTCTGTTTCAATGGATACAGTTAGCCCAATGGTTGTGATAGCTACACCTGATAGCTTAGACTGTCAGGGAACCCCCGTAGTTCTAGATGCTTCTGGTACCACAGGCATTAATGAGACTTACCTATGGTCTGATGGAGCTTCTTCTAACTCTACATCAGTTACTACTTCAGGAAACTACACGTTAACGGTTACGAACGATAATGGATGTAATTCAACTGCTTCAGTATCTGTTGTTGACGCAGTTGGTCCAACAGCTTCTTTCAATGGCACTCCAACTTCTGGAAATATTCCTTTGAATGTTGACTTTACGGATAATTCAACAGGGGTAAACCTCTCGTACAGTTGGGACTTTGATGACAGTAATACAAGCACACAGCAAAACCCATCTAATACGTTTACAGAAATGGGCACTTACAACGTAGTCCTCGTTGTAACTGATGCTAATGGCTGCTCTGATAGCGATACATTAGTCGTTACTGCTGCTGGAGAATCAGTTTTAATCATACCTAATATCTTTTCTCCAAATGGCGATGGTGACAACGATGTGTTTACCTTGCAAGGAACCAATATTAGTGAGGTGACTGGAACAATTTTTAACAGATGGGGACAAATCATCTATGAGTTTGATGCAATTGGTGCTGGATGGGACGGTAGAACGATTTCAGGTGCTGAAGCGACATCTGGCACTTATTTCTATATTATCGATGCCGTTGGTGCTGATGGTGTTGAGTATAACTATCAAGGTCCATTTGAATTGGTAAGATAA
- a CDS encoding sulfotransferase family protein, with translation MRDVKEISYDFILCKERTGSSFLTVQLNKYANVLAVAEETFSLYLAPKYQLEKTWEISSKRRLYNDFYTMRKKNLNLFYSERSVGLDNVLNEKRKDLTYQDMVKLILLQFFPEKNKEDISHIVDKQIDYMFHIEDVMNVFPKAKFVVLTRDPRSNVEACIRRNLGRKDVYYQAELWNTYYRKVLPFLQDERFIFVKYEDLILNTKKVVLSVLDHFGVKTDAKIDDDVFEKTIGKRQQNVEDEFNKSFSDFHAGLSQEANIDKLTEYKNRLATQEIRIIESITSEFASQLGYEFEKEKLSKEETLKWQKASKAVFRDKDRLLNFYFNLPVWLKLFIKKIRKSRVDV, from the coding sequence TTGAGAGATGTAAAGGAAATATCGTATGATTTTATACTATGTAAAGAAAGAACTGGAAGTTCATTTTTGACGGTTCAACTGAATAAATATGCTAATGTTCTGGCTGTAGCGGAAGAGACTTTTTCACTTTATCTTGCACCAAAGTACCAACTTGAGAAGACCTGGGAGATTTCTAGCAAGAGGAGGTTATACAATGATTTTTACACGATGAGAAAGAAAAATCTGAACCTTTTTTATTCTGAAAGGTCTGTAGGTCTTGATAATGTCTTGAATGAAAAAAGAAAGGACTTGACTTATCAAGATATGGTGAAGTTAATCTTGCTCCAATTTTTTCCGGAGAAGAATAAAGAGGATATTTCGCACATCGTTGACAAACAAATTGATTACATGTTTCATATCGAAGATGTGATGAATGTTTTTCCGAAAGCAAAGTTCGTTGTTCTAACCCGCGACCCTAGGTCAAATGTTGAAGCTTGTATTCGTAGAAATTTGGGTAGAAAAGATGTTTACTATCAGGCTGAGCTCTGGAATACTTATTATCGTAAGGTCTTGCCGTTTTTGCAAGATGAACGTTTTATTTTTGTGAAGTACGAAGATCTTATTCTGAATACAAAAAAAGTTGTTCTATCGGTTTTGGATCATTTTGGGGTTAAGACGGATGCGAAAATTGATGACGATGTTTTTGAGAAAACCATAGGAAAGCGACAACAAAATGTGGAAGACGAGTTTAATAAGTCGTTTTCAGATTTTCATGCTGGATTATCACAAGAAGCTAATATCGATAAGCTGACCGAGTACAAAAACAGGCTCGCTACTCAAGAAATAAGAATCATTGAGTCCATCACTTCTGAATTTGCTTCTCAATTAGGTTATGAATTTGAAAAGGAGAAGTTGAGTAAAGAGGAGACACTCAAATGGCAAAAGGCGAGCAAAGCTGTTTTTCGAGATAAAGATCGTTTGCTGAATTTCTATTTTAATTTACCCGTTTGGTTAAAGCTATTCATCAAGAAAATAAGAAAAAGCAGAGTGGATGTCTGA
- a CDS encoding sulfotransferase family protein, translating to MSDQELSYDFIIGIPRSGTTLLGLRLNRVPGVFSAIENRLIVNLLKDFEKGRRAFDKTAAYVNKIMSEQNNFPFTIDPKIRNVLKDSTNKSLKELAIDLMSCIEFDHRENKPSYRHFIEKNPGYSLLWAKLVKYFPEAKFIWMTRDPRAFVNSRLEKVNPKNRVNNPYFLAYLWNEYHQEFNRLKKEHQHIFVNYEKLVTNPEDELMRILTFLNWNVSYDVKQLLEKDNYSDNLDLVDQRKTIKFRDLDQQINASRLNSWKESLPDSLSADIAYLCVKTASSVGYHLPNKLSLSRKIWLRLITLHWYIGAKLFVLISKER from the coding sequence ATGTCTGATCAAGAATTATCATACGATTTTATCATCGGTATCCCCAGAAGTGGAACAACTTTGCTAGGACTTAGGTTGAATCGTGTTCCTGGAGTTTTTTCAGCAATTGAAAACCGATTAATAGTAAACCTTCTCAAGGATTTTGAAAAGGGTAGAAGGGCTTTTGATAAGACAGCAGCTTACGTCAATAAAATAATGAGCGAGCAAAATAACTTCCCATTTACCATTGATCCCAAGATTAGGAATGTCTTGAAAGATTCTACCAACAAATCGCTAAAAGAACTTGCCATCGATTTAATGAGTTGTATTGAGTTTGATCACCGTGAGAATAAACCGTCATATCGCCATTTTATTGAAAAGAATCCAGGGTACTCATTGTTGTGGGCTAAATTGGTTAAGTATTTTCCTGAAGCAAAGTTTATTTGGATGACGCGAGATCCAAGGGCATTTGTAAACTCCAGACTAGAGAAGGTGAATCCTAAAAACAGAGTGAATAACCCGTATTTTCTAGCTTATCTTTGGAATGAGTATCATCAGGAGTTTAACCGGTTGAAAAAAGAACATCAACATATTTTTGTCAATTATGAAAAGTTGGTCACAAACCCAGAAGATGAACTAATGCGTATTTTAACGTTTTTGAATTGGAATGTCTCTTATGATGTTAAACAGCTTCTTGAGAAAGATAACTATTCAGATAATCTGGACTTAGTTGACCAAAGAAAGACGATTAAGTTTCGAGATCTTGACCAACAGATTAACGCTTCGCGTTTGAACTCATGGAAGGAAAGCTTACCCGATAGCTTATCAGCTGACATTGCTTATTTGTGCGTGAAGACAGCTTCAAGTGTAGGGTATCATCTGCCCAATAAATTGAGTTTATCAAGAAAAATTTGGTTAAGGTTAATAACGCTTCATTGGTATATTGGGGCTAAATTATTTGTTTTAATAAGTAAGGAAAGGTAG
- a CDS encoding sulfotransferase family protein, whose amino-acid sequence MNRASQSSEKENPQLVFVVGAGRSGTTLLMNMLNQHRKIIAPPEHDFLITGIYKFGKRKQMSRSDIAKFVRNMWNRKTEFKPIWGLDEHALIESLLTETIDFNGLYLQTMLAYQEDKKPQVIVDKNPFYTANLDLLKAQFPEAKFVGMVRDVRDRLVSIKRNESKIFRNNILRSAKWSEFNNEILRLKEQEPSKVFLLKYENLVTNPKETLESLCRFLDLDYEESMMTYHRNPRMKVEGESALIDGMNKMHEKSNNRIDPSKIGEWRDQLTLTEQKDLTYFCGDVAKNLGYTDFVSLSEADERSILRKYRFSILKGKTLWKLKKMSYRLPLWMQRLLSKWYRKLLNK is encoded by the coding sequence ATGAATCGAGCATCTCAATCATCCGAAAAAGAGAACCCTCAACTTGTCTTTGTTGTAGGGGCTGGTAGGTCGGGGACAACTCTTTTGATGAATATGCTGAACCAACATAGAAAAATCATTGCTCCGCCTGAACATGATTTTTTAATTACTGGTATTTATAAATTTGGTAAACGAAAGCAAATGTCTAGAAGTGACATTGCTAAGTTCGTTCGAAACATGTGGAATCGAAAGACGGAGTTTAAACCTATTTGGGGACTAGATGAACATGCTTTGATCGAATCACTCTTAACTGAGACAATTGATTTTAACGGGCTGTACCTCCAAACTATGTTAGCCTATCAGGAGGATAAGAAGCCTCAAGTAATTGTCGATAAAAATCCATTCTATACGGCTAATCTGGACTTGTTAAAAGCTCAATTCCCAGAAGCGAAGTTTGTTGGGATGGTAAGAGATGTACGAGACCGTTTAGTATCCATTAAAAGGAATGAAAGCAAGATTTTTAGAAACAATATTTTGCGCTCGGCCAAATGGAGTGAATTCAACAACGAAATCCTAAGGCTAAAGGAACAAGAGCCTTCCAAAGTTTTTTTGCTGAAGTATGAAAATCTCGTAACCAATCCTAAAGAGACGTTGGAGTCTTTATGTCGTTTTCTCGATTTAGATTATGAGGAGAGCATGATGACTTATCATCGAAACCCAAGAATGAAAGTGGAAGGTGAGAGCGCCTTGATAGACGGAATGAATAAGATGCATGAAAAGAGTAACAATCGTATTGACCCAAGTAAGATCGGTGAGTGGAGAGATCAATTGACCTTGACAGAGCAGAAGGATCTAACTTATTTTTGCGGAGATGTAGCTAAAAATCTTGGTTATACTGATTTTGTGTCGCTGTCTGAAGCAGATGAACGTTCGATTTTACGAAAGTATAGGTTTTCAATTCTGAAGGGTAAGACCTTGTGGAAATTAAAAAAGATGTCTTATCGTCTTCCATTGTGGATGCAGAGATTACTTTCTAAGTGGTACAGAAAACTCTTAAACAAATAG
- a CDS encoding aspartyl/asparaginyl beta-hydroxylase domain-containing protein: MKERKKIFYSFVERDGYKGSAPTYFDPADYDWSKSVMDHTEEIKLELLKFLKENKELWPYFDQNIVSKKNSWKTIPFSAWGVQFRKNQKAAPITTKVLNQIPGIVSSSFNMLDANSEILPHYGDTDAVMRCHLGVIVPGELPHVGFEVEKEQKSWKEGELIFFCDAHHHRAWNNSDQQRFILLFDVIRPEYLKKKKTVCAKVLASLFLQSAASKMPFLHKTPKAFQFALYQTSILGARMIVPVRNFFSKLFV, translated from the coding sequence ATGAAGGAGAGAAAAAAAATATTTTACTCTTTCGTTGAAAGAGATGGCTATAAAGGCTCAGCTCCAACCTATTTTGATCCTGCTGATTATGACTGGTCAAAAAGTGTCATGGATCACACAGAAGAGATTAAGTTAGAGCTATTGAAGTTTCTTAAAGAGAATAAAGAGCTTTGGCCATATTTTGATCAGAATATTGTTTCAAAAAAGAACAGTTGGAAAACCATTCCTTTTAGCGCCTGGGGTGTACAATTCCGCAAAAATCAGAAAGCAGCTCCAATTACTACTAAAGTACTTAATCAAATCCCTGGTATAGTCAGTTCATCATTCAACATGCTGGATGCAAATTCAGAGATTCTACCCCACTACGGAGATACTGATGCCGTTATGCGCTGTCATTTAGGAGTAATTGTTCCAGGAGAATTACCTCACGTTGGGTTTGAAGTTGAAAAGGAACAAAAAAGCTGGAAAGAAGGTGAGCTAATTTTCTTTTGTGATGCTCATCATCATCGCGCATGGAATAATTCTGATCAACAAAGATTCATTCTCCTTTTCGATGTTATTCGCCCGGAATATCTCAAAAAAAAGAAAACAGTTTGCGCAAAAGTCCTCGCGAGTCTCTTTTTACAGAGTGCGGCATCTAAAATGCCTTTCTTACATAAAACTCCCAAAGCTTTTCAGTTTGCACTATATCAAACTTCAATTCTGGGGGCGCGAATGATTGTTCCCGTAAGAAATTTTTTCTCTAAGCTATTTGTTTAA
- a CDS encoding aspartyl/asparaginyl beta-hydroxylase domain-containing protein, with product MKNKKQNRIWYNYWMPPYSGDEPNYFDENEYDWARDIAAQKEQIKKELLAILKERDGKLIPYYSDAVSTDGSQWATLGFKTWGIDVPFNLNKAPSIKNILDKYPQILSASFNILKAGADLSRHSGDTNAIFRCHLGIDIPGELPEIGFEVNGEQKSWKEGEILIFLDAKEHLGWNHTNGDRLIFLFDVLREEFLEHEFEICINVRSFLLLQWLGGKIKGFLSAPKFIHRIVFWCFKFILILIHPYQSKRGVIIKHD from the coding sequence GTGAAAAATAAGAAACAAAATAGAATTTGGTACAACTACTGGATGCCTCCTTATAGTGGAGATGAGCCTAACTATTTTGATGAAAATGAATACGATTGGGCAAGGGACATTGCTGCTCAGAAAGAACAAATAAAGAAGGAATTACTCGCCATCCTTAAAGAAAGAGATGGAAAGTTAATTCCTTATTATTCTGATGCGGTTTCCACGGATGGTAGTCAGTGGGCTACGCTTGGTTTTAAAACCTGGGGAATTGATGTCCCATTTAATCTAAACAAGGCTCCCTCTATTAAAAACATACTCGATAAGTACCCGCAAATTTTAAGTGCAAGTTTCAACATATTGAAAGCAGGTGCAGATCTCTCCAGACATAGTGGTGATACAAATGCTATTTTTCGTTGTCATTTAGGCATCGACATTCCAGGAGAGTTGCCAGAAATAGGATTTGAGGTAAATGGAGAGCAGAAATCATGGAAAGAGGGTGAAATCCTAATTTTTTTGGATGCAAAGGAACACCTTGGGTGGAATCACACAAATGGTGACAGGTTGATTTTCTTATTTGATGTGCTAAGAGAAGAGTTTTTAGAACATGAATTTGAGATTTGTATTAATGTCCGATCTTTTCTTTTACTTCAATGGCTTGGCGGTAAGATCAAAGGGTTTCTAAGCGCACCTAAGTTTATTCATCGCATTGTATTCTGGTGTTTCAAGTTTATTCTTATCTTAATACATCCCTACCAAAGCAAACGAGGAGTTATTATTAAACATGACTAA
- a CDS encoding aspartyl/asparaginyl beta-hydroxylase domain-containing protein, with the protein MFYESSKYPFTAQILAKYDQIKEEMERTLALPLQQLDQNTWAGERPNYLTSSFDAKLAWKTYVFKYFGINHRPNQEACPVFSKLLEEFPFIATAEFSMLEPNTHILPHKGFTGKVLRSHLGMVVPEGDLGIRVGNETRKWKEKEWLVFDDSIEHEAWNKTAQRRIVLMIDFDPDLSAQKVNKVCKEVLMKTNDKHMMDIASREDWLNWFDKGEFPRDL; encoded by the coding sequence ATGTTTTATGAATCTTCTAAATATCCGTTCACAGCACAAATTTTGGCAAAGTATGACCAGATTAAAGAAGAAATGGAGCGAACGCTGGCTCTTCCGTTGCAGCAATTAGATCAAAATACCTGGGCGGGAGAAAGGCCTAATTATTTAACTTCTTCCTTTGATGCCAAGTTAGCTTGGAAGACTTATGTGTTTAAATATTTTGGTATCAACCACCGACCAAATCAGGAGGCTTGCCCAGTATTCTCTAAGCTTTTGGAAGAATTCCCATTTATCGCAACAGCAGAGTTTTCAATGTTGGAACCGAACACCCATATTTTACCTCACAAAGGATTTACAGGTAAGGTGCTTAGGTCGCATCTTGGTATGGTTGTGCCAGAAGGAGATCTGGGAATCAGAGTGGGAAATGAAACAAGGAAATGGAAGGAAAAGGAGTGGCTAGTTTTTGATGATTCTATAGAGCATGAGGCATGGAATAAAACAGCTCAACGAAGAATTGTGTTGATGATCGATTTTGATCCTGATCTTTCTGCTCAGAAAGTAAACAAAGTGTGTAAGGAAGTCTTAATGAAGACGAACGATAAGCACATGATGGATATTGCTTCAAGAGAAGATTGGCTGAACTGGTTTGATAAAGGCGAATTTCCAAGAGATTTGTGA